The following coding sequences are from one Candidatus Nitrohelix vancouverensis window:
- a CDS encoding class I SAM-dependent methyltransferase, which translates to MKLIDRFLEHFSDRCQVYYPAIEKARRRHPDTFDALGETLLGWASQKLGDGWEETLSAGYMHFLMDVNRSQMEYERRGHYPNKSYDEVYKTVYDNPEFMDRYHWGVFVTTFAWEHHLEIYEFFRSAFLPKLQGKEGRLLDLGSGSGVWSLLTLQDKKGWISQGIDISRHSVGIASAMAETAKASSQVRFSVADALEHQDESLYDAGVSCFLLEHLEGPQRLFDNLARNLKPGAWAFVTAALTAAEADHIAEFKKESEILQMVERAGFRAVAMHSAAPDTHPRSQQFLPRSMAVVLQKKHNDIW; encoded by the coding sequence TTGAAACTGATCGACCGTTTTTTAGAACATTTCTCCGACCGTTGCCAGGTCTATTACCCCGCGATCGAAAAAGCCCGTCGCAGACACCCCGACACCTTCGACGCTTTGGGAGAAACATTGCTGGGCTGGGCCTCGCAAAAACTGGGCGATGGCTGGGAAGAAACGCTATCGGCAGGCTACATGCATTTTTTGATGGACGTCAACCGCTCGCAGATGGAATACGAACGGCGCGGACATTACCCGAATAAAAGCTACGACGAAGTCTACAAGACGGTCTACGACAATCCCGAGTTCATGGACCGCTACCACTGGGGCGTTTTTGTCACCACCTTCGCCTGGGAACACCACCTCGAAATCTATGAATTTTTCAGGAGCGCCTTTCTCCCCAAACTACAGGGAAAGGAAGGGAGACTGCTCGATCTCGGTTCCGGCTCCGGCGTCTGGAGTTTATTGACCTTGCAGGATAAAAAAGGCTGGATCTCGCAGGGCATTGACATCAGCCGCCATTCGGTGGGCATCGCTTCCGCCATGGCGGAAACCGCGAAAGCCTCAAGCCAGGTCAGGTTTTCCGTCGCCGACGCCCTGGAGCACCAGGATGAGAGCTTGTACGACGCCGGCGTGTCCTGCTTCCTTCTCGAACACCTCGAAGGACCGCAACGCCTGTTCGACAATCTCGCCCGCAACCTGAAACCCGGAGCCTGGGCATTCGTGACCGCCGCCCTGACCGCCGCCGAAGCGGACCATATCGCCGAGTTCAAAAAAGAATCCGAAATTTTGCAAATGGTGGAACGCGCCGGGTTCCGCGCCGTCGCCATGCATTCCGCCGCTCCCGACACGCACCCGCGCTCGCAACAGTTTCTGCCGCGCTCGATGGCGGTCGTTCTGCAAAAAAAACACAACGACATCTGGTAG